From a region of the Daphnia magna isolate NIES linkage group LG1, ASM2063170v1.1, whole genome shotgun sequence genome:
- the LOC116925419 gene encoding neurotrimin has protein sequence MMSIRPKTALCATLVCALMFLLQDARGNPAIELPSSGAYTIIPQFTSPSQTVNIKIGETARLPCEVQNLGTFMVVWKKESVLISAGNTKVIRDNRLNIVGTSLDINKVSSKDSGNYTCEINTDVPSHINIVLNVLEPAKVRRFPEEGRIQARKGDPVTLRCIGEGNPPPSIRWSKPGFYFQNGDDKFQGSVLSFQAVGRPDVGLYECSADNGVSEPATATIDVKVLYPPEIEIERSWIHTGVHQEAYLTCIVHAEPGATVLWYREERVIVPSDTRILESSSNKHTLILRNVEESDFGLYSCTADNLLGRSSQNIELSGRPSRAIFKSEPMGNSVDSFNLTWKIDSYAPIEEYKLMFRKLFFNETDDLNRVWKSMIIPMNQGSSSGRHQHHKQSYMFLQLDPGSIYEATVTARNRYGTSESSEAFQFHTLGLESVPNAKNLEIKDVGGIDTGLTNSGNRHLNSKTMAGYQCLILALLAVSATKAFTSV, from the exons aTGCCCGTGGAAATCCTGCCATTGAGCTGCCTTCATCCGGAGCTTACACCATCATCCCTCAGTTTACCAGCCCTAGTCAAACTGTCAACATAAAAATCGGCGAAACTGCCCGCTTACCCTGCGAAGTTCAAAATCTCG GTACTTTTATGGTTGTGTGGAAGAAAGAATCGGTTCTTATCTCTGCCGGTAACACGAAGGTGATCCGCGACAATCGTCTGAACATAGTAGGAACATCGCTGGACATTAACAAAGTTTCAAGCAAAGATTCGGGCAATTACACGTGCGAGATTAACACTGACGTGCCATCTCACATCAACATAGTTCTCAACGTCCTCG aacCGGCCAAAGTGCGTCGATTTCCCGAAGAAGGTCGCATACAAGCTCGCAAAGGAGATCCTGTTACATTGAGATGTATCGGCGAAGGCAATCCGCCACCTTCCATCCGATGGAGCAAACCT GGGTTTTATTTCCAAAATGGCGATGATAAATTTCAAGGATCGGTGCTCAGCTTTCAAGCGGTCGGTCGTCCAGACGTCGGTCTCTATG AGTGCTCGGCTGACAACGGAGTAAGTGAACCTGCCACGGCAACCATCGACGTTAAAGTTTTGT ATCCTCCCGAGATTGAAATCGAACGAAGCTGGATTCATACTGGAGTGCACCAGGAGGCCTATCTAACTTGCATCGTCCACGCCGAACCTGGAGCCACC GTTCTTTGGTATCGTGAGGAGCGAGTCATCGTTCCATCTGATACGCGCATCCTAGAATCTTCCAGTAACAAACACACACTGATCTTGCGCAATGTGGAGGAATCGGATTTCGGACTTTATTCTTGCACGGCGGATAACTTGCTTGGAAGATCTTCTCAGAATATTGAACTATCCG GGCGCCCTAGCAGAGCGATATTCAAAAGCGAACCGATGGGTAACTCGGTCGATTCATTCAATCTAACGTGGAAAATCGATAGTTATGCACCGATTGAAGAGTACAAACTCATGTTCAGAAAGTTGTTT TTCAATGAAACAGACGATCTGAATCGCGTCTGGAAATCGATGATCATCCCGATGAATCAAGGCAGTTCCAGTGGACGTCACCAACATCACAAGCAGTCTTATATGTTCCTCCAGCTCGATCCAG GATCCATTTACGAAGCCACAGTGACAGCCAGGAATCGTTATGGCACTTCTGAATCTAGTGAAGCTTTCCAGTTCCACACACTTGGTCTTG AGTCTGTGCCAAATGCGAAAAACCTGGAAATCAAAGACGTTGGAg GAATCGACACTGGACTGACGAACAGTGGCAACAGACATCTCAACAGCAAAACGATGGCGGGATATCAATGCTTGATCTTAGCCTTGCTGGCGGTATCGGCTACAAAGGCCTTCACGTCCGTTTAA